From a single Rutidosis leptorrhynchoides isolate AG116_Rl617_1_P2 chromosome 5, CSIRO_AGI_Rlap_v1, whole genome shotgun sequence genomic region:
- the LOC139847068 gene encoding uncharacterized protein, whose amino-acid sequence MNFEESKRKGNLTKRKPSDCTRFIATITVGVLFGFFIGATFPAFSPPKIKLLSPIDTYLWDKNSGHSAQTILNAISVTKDNVSKEAPKPDDPSKIWVASNPRGAERLPPAIIASESDLYPRRLFGKPSEDLTIKPKYLVTFTVGENQKYHIDKAVKKFSENFTILLFHYDGKTTEWDEFEWSKHAIHITVSKQTKWWYAKRFLHPDIVALYDFIFIWDEDLGVDNFDAEEYIKLVRKHGLEISQPGLGYGSRGLTWQMTKRREGREVHKETKEKPGWCSDPHLPPCAAFVEIMAPVFSREAWRCVWHLIQNDLVHGWGLDFALQKCVEPAHDKIGVVDAQWIVHQGLPSLGNQGTGENGKQPWQGVRERCLNEWQMFRERVAKADSDYYKSIGVDPLNITAH is encoded by the exons ATGAATTTTGAAGAAAGTAAAAGGAAGGGGAACTTAACTAAAAG GAAACCAAGCGACTGTACAAGGTTTATTGCAACTATTACAGTTGGTGTTCTTTTCGGTTTTTTCATCGGGGCAACATTTCCTGCGTTTTCACCACCAAAG ATCAAATTACTTTCTCCAATCGATACGTATCTTTGGGACAAAAATTCAGGCCACTCTGCACAAACAATTTTAAACGCGATTTCTGTCACGAAGGATAATGTCTCAAAGGAAGCACCGAAACCTGATGATCCGTCAAAG ATTTGGGTCGCATCTAACCCTAGAGGCGCAGAACGATTACCTCCAGCTATTATTGCTTCTGAATCGGACTTATATCCTCGCAGATTGTTCGGTAAACCTAGCGAG GACTTAACGATCAAACCGAAGTATCTTGTAACTTTTACGGTTGGTGAAAATCAGAAATATCACATTGATAAGGCAGTCAAAAAGTTTTCAGAGAATTTTACTATTCTACTTTTTCATTATGATGGTAAAACAACAGAATGGGATGAATTTGAATGGTCAAAGCATGCCATTCATATAACCGTGTCAAAACAAACAAAATG GTGGTATGCAAAAAGATTCCTTCATCCTGATATTGTTGCACTATATGACTTCATATTTATTTGGGACGAAGATCTCGGGGTTGATAATTTTGATGCTGAAGA ATACATTAAGCTTGTGAGAAAGCATGGATTAGAAATATCGCAGCCGGGTTTGGGTTATGGCAGTCGGGGTTTAACATGGCAAATGACCAAGAGACGTGAAGGTCGTGAAGTTCACAA AGAAACAAAAGAGAAGCCAGGTTGGTGCAGTGACCCACATTTGCCTCCTTGTGCCGC ATTTGTAGAGATCATGGCTCCAGTTTTTTCTCGAGAGGCTTGGCGGTGCGTGTGGCATTTAATTCAG AATGATTTGGTCCATGGATGGGGTCTTGATTTTGCTCTCCAGAAATGTGTTGAG CCTGCACACGACAAAATTGGAGTTGTTGATGCGCAATGGATTGTTCATCAAGGCCTACCTTCGCTCGGTAATCAG GGTACAGGAGAAAATGGGAAACAACCATGGCAAGGG GTGAGAGAGAGATGTCTAAACGAGTGGCAGATGTTTCGAGAGCGTGTAGCAAAGGCAGATAGCGATTATTATAAGTCAATTGGGGTTGACCCTTTGAATATTACGGCGCATTAG